CCCTCATTGAGGAAAGGGCAAACCGTCTGGCCGAGGTGCTGAGCAtatggcgcagctgctggcccTTGTGTGTACCTGGGTGCGGGCCACGCGCCCCACCAGATGACGGTGCAGGATGTCGGGGGATAGGTGTGAGGCGCTAGTTTGCCAAACTCCTTGGTCCTGCTTCTCGCTCCCTCGCCTGTCCCACACTCATGCGACTGCTAATGGAAAGCGCCTGCCGCacccaccgcctcttccccacgcccaccctccacacacacgcacgcacacacgcgagaaCGCATTATGCTCCAGGTGCCCACTCAGTACGCGGCAGCGCTCTAGTGTTTCTCCGAGCGcactctctgtttctctcctttgtgctACCATGAGGTGGGCGTGACAGAGCAGTCATGATGAGACTGGacaagggaggaggagcgtgTGGGCTAACAGACATCaggcgcgtatgtgtgcacTTGCGCGTTCTTTCTCGAGGCCGGTGCTGAGGCTGCAACGCCGTGGGGCATTTCCCtaccgcctgcagctcctcaaaTGGGGTACCCGtcgcttttttctctccacgtcatccttttcttgttttgtgtgcctcccccccatCGTGATGGATGGTACGCCTGTTTTTTGCTCGCAGTGGTGATTTTCACGCAACGCTCCTGCGCGCTTGTGCGCTCCATcgtgctctctccctttgccTTGATGGCGCGGTCTTGAAGGGGGTCTATTTCCATGAAGATCATCGTGTCGCTGCTACTGTACTCAGCTCACTACGTGTGCCGTCTTGCAGCACCGCTTCCTCCCTTCATCTGAGGTGCGGCTATTCGCCCTGTGGGACGTAGAAACACCCGTCGCGCAAACCCCTAGCCACCATACAAacactgccccccccttccccactccGGTCAGAAGAGGCAccactcacacccacacctcgTTTGGCGCAGATCGATTCCTGTGGTGACTTATTACGAGGGTGACCAGCCAGTCAACGACACTCTCGAATTTACCAATTTGTTAGACCTCCATTTTTTGTACGCACTTTTGTAGGGCAGCTTGGCATCACGCATGTCTCGGGTGCTTACAGTGCTGCTAACGTACGATGACCCGgagtgcggcggtgctgcggatGCATTAGTGGAGCACCTCGAGCGTGATGCCTCAGTCGTGGAGCACTGCCAGCTCTCTGTGAAGCCGATTCCGGTGCTGCAGAACGGCTCTCACAGAGACGCCCTCTACGGCTCGCTGCAAGACTTGTTTCAGATGAAACCGCAGGATATCTACGCCATCACGTTTCTCAAGGGGTGCCAGTCGGAGGAGTACCGCAAGGTCAACGAGCTGTGCAACAGCGTGCGGCCAAATCCCGTGCAGTGCCAAGTATTGACGCACTTGGCGAATTACAACGATGTCGGGCTCATCATTCGTAATTTGGTGCGTCTGGTGCTGGATGAGATGACGAAGGAAAAggccagccgcggcagcgccgagCCATCCAAGTAGGCGGAGTACGTACGAAtggcgaagaaggaggaggtgtgtgtgtgtgtgtgtgtaagagAGGGGCGTTGTGAAATAATCTCAGGTGCTACACACAGAGGGTGATGCTCCCAtgcccttcccctctccttgctACTGCTTCTTCCCAACTCCCTCAGAGTTGTGGGCAGTGCCACTCTTTCTGCTGCTAGTTCTTTAGCACCTCAGCCTGCGAGCACCACTGCCGGGTATGATCCTTCTGTCTCACTCCCTCGCGCAGGCACTGCGAGCAGTGCTGTATACGCCCCCCACGGCAATGCatgaggtgctgctgcgagtcGACGAAATAACTTGTGTTACACTTGAGTATTGGAGTACGGCGAAGGAGAACGATATCGGTGCATCGGCACATGTAGCGGCTCTGAGCTATACATTCCTCTGCCCCCCATTTCACCCACAACCCTCCTTGTGCTCTGTCATCCTTTGCCTTGCCGTATGTACGTGGGTGTGCGGTGACGTGCACACTGCAGCGGCTCGTGCGGACAAGGCCCCTTCTTAGGAGCAAAGGAAGGACGATCCTGTGGGTTGTGATGACCGGATTGCTGGAGACGGTCGCTACTGGGCGCGGGAAAAGGAAGGCatacagcagcaggcaaggaaaaaaaagaaccaAAACCGCCGACGACGaaactcccccccccccacacacacacacacagagggcgAGAGA
This portion of the Leishmania panamensis strain MHOM/PA/94/PSC-1 chromosome 27 sequence genome encodes:
- a CDS encoding hypothetical protein (TriTrypDB/GeneDB-style sysID: LpmP.27.1420), with protein sequence MSRVLTVLLTYDDPECGGAADALVEHLERDASVVEHCQLSVKPIPVLQNGSHRDALYGSLQDLFQMKPQDIYAITFLKGCQSEEYRKVNELCNSVRPNPVQCQVLTHLANYNDVGLIIRNLVRLVLDEMTKEKASRGSAEPSK